The following DNA comes from Mycobacteroides immunogenum.
GAGGCAGTTCGGGCGCACTCGGATATGGACCGCCACCAGGCCCGGGCGCGCGTCATCGAGCTGCTCAAGCTCGTTCAGCTGCCCGATCCCGAGCGCCGCTACGACTGTTACCCGCATCAGCTCTCGGGTGGCCAGAAGCAGCGTGTGGTGATCGCCATCGCCATCGCGTGCGACCCGAAGGTGATCATCGCCGACGAACCCACGACTGCCCTGGACGTGACGGTGCAGGCCGAGATCTTGGATCTGCTGCGTGACCTGAGGGACAGGACCGGCAGCGCCATCGTTCTGATAACCCACAACATGGGTGTGGTCGCCGATATCGCGGACCGCGTGGTCGTGATGAAGCAAGGCAAGGTGGTCGAAATAGCGCCGGTCGAGCGGCTTTTCGCCGAGCCGGCGGAACCGTATACCCGGGCTCTGCTGGCGGCGGTTCCGCATCTGGGGCAGGGGGACCCCGAACACGGGCTCGCGCAGAGCGAGGCGTCTGACGAACCGGTGTTGGCGGTGTCCAACCTCGTGGTGGAATTTCCTGGACTGCTGGGCCGCGCCTCCTTCCGCGCCGTCGATGAGGTGAGCTTCAGCATCGGGCGCGGGAAAACTCTTGGGCTGGTGGGTGAGTCGGGCTCCGGCAAGTCGACCATTGGCAGGTGTGTGGCCGCGTTGCAACAGCCCGCCGCGGGATCGGTACGGGTGTTGGGTCAGGAGATCGTGGGGCTGAGCCAACGTAAGTTGCGTCCGCTGAGGGCCAAGTTCGGCTTCGTGTTCCAGGATCCGGCTACCTCGCTGAACCCGAAGATGCGGGTCGGCGATTGCATCGCCGAACCCATGTGGGTGCACCGATACGGCGACCGGGCCAAGATCTTCGGTCGGGTAGCCGAGTTGATCAATGCGGTGCAGCTACCGGCTGGAACCGAAAGACGTTATCCACATGAGCTTTCGGGCGGGCAGCGGCAGCGTGCCAACCTGGCGCGCGCGCTGGCGCTGGGGCCGGACCTGCTGGTCGCCGATGAACCCACGAGTGCGCTCGATGTGTCCGTGCAGGCGGCCGTGCTGGATCTGTTCGAAGAACTGCAGCAGCAGTGGCAGTTCGCCTGCCTGTTTATCAGTCACGATCTTGCCGTCGTGGATCGGCTGGCCGATGAGGTGGCGGTGCTGCGCCGTGGCGTTCTCGAAGAGCTGGGATCACGCGGCGAGATTCTGCATAACCCGTCGACCGAGTACACCCGCACGTTGGTGGCCGCGGTGCCGGTGCCGGATCCGGTGCAGCAGCGCGCGCGGCGCAGCGTTCTTTAGGAGCCGCCCGCTGAGTGCTCGTGGGCGGGCGCGCCCTCGGGCTTCTTGTGATCACCGGAACCTGAGCCGGCTCCGGCCTCCGTATGCGCTGTCTTGCCCTCGGCGGCCGCCGAGGTTGAGCCGGAAGTGTTCGGGCCGGACGCCGACTGCGCGCCGGCGCCGTTCGATGTACCGGGCCGTGCCGCAGTGTCATGGGCGTGTGTGGCGATCTCGGGCTTTGTGACAGAGGCGCCGTTCGTCTTGGTCGTGGTCGATGTCTTCGAGGTCTGCGCCGGACCCGAATCTGCCGCCGCGCCGGCCGAGTGGTCGGGCACTCTGCTCCCCGCTGTCTTTCCCTCGCGGCTTATCCCGTTGGCGCCGATACCGATCTTCGGTGTGAGCGCAGTGCTTTGGTGCGTCGCCGGCTTCTTATCGGGATCCGGCTTGCCCGGTGACTCCTTCGGCTTTGTCTCAGTGCCGGGCTTGGTGGCGGTGCTGTCGTTCGGCTTGGCTGTGGCGAGATGTTCGGGCTGCGGGGAATTCTTGGTGTTCGCCGTCTTCTCGGCCTCGGTGTTGGCGACCGTCACGCCGTGCGTTTCGCTGATCGACACGGACTGGCCATTGCGCTTCAACGTGACATCGCGTCCTGCGACCTCGAGGGTAGCTCCGGACGGGGTGGTGACCGTTGTCGCTTTCGCGGTCTTGCTGATTGATTCGCGAGATTGCTTGTCGGCGTTCTGCTGTGTAGTGCCGGGGCTGTCGTCGATGGTCGCGACCACCTTCTTGCCCTCGGATACGGTCGTGCTGTTGCCATCCCTGGTGAGCGTGGTGCCGGGATTGGCCATGACCTGCTCGGGTGAGCGCTGTGCCGACTGGCTGGACTTCAGGTAGTTGGTCACCGCCGAGATGACTTCTCCGCTGTTCAGCCCGTGGCCGACCGCGCCGTCGCGCGGCACGCCCGGCAGCGCATGTGCTTCGATGTTGACGGCGGTGGAACCCGGTGCTGCGGTGATGAATTGGGATTTGTACGGGGTGGCAACCACATCATCCTTGGTGCCCACCACCAGGTAGTCGACGCCGGGTTTGGTGTCGGGCAGTTTGTTGAGTTTGTCGAGGAAGCGGCTGCCCACGGTTTGTTGCGCCAGAGATGGCCAGGCCAGCGTGCTGCCGGCCGCGTAGATCGCGTCTTTGACGGGTTTCCAGCCATTGATGTTGACCGAGTTACCCACTGGGCCAATGAAATCAGCGAGTCCATTGAAGGTGGTGCCGTGGCTCGACGGTGCCAGCTGTACCACGTTGGCCACCCTGTCGGACTTGTCCTGTGCCACGAAGTTCTTGATGAGCAGGCCGCCCTGGGAATGGCCGACGAGATCGACCTTCCCCGCCCCGGTGTGGTCCAGGACCGTCGCGACTTCGTCGGCGAGCTGCCGCGTGGACACCTCGACATCACCGAATCCGCGCAGTCCGATCTTTTCCCCGATCGACCCGATCAGGCCCTGGAAGCCGGTCTGGCCGTATTCGAAGGTGAATGCCTTCATCCCGGCGTCGTGCAGGCTTGTCTTCATCGCGTCCCAGTACTTCTGATTCTCGGCGGTGCCGTGCACCAGCACGACCGGGATGTTGCCGGATGCTGGCTTGCTGGATTGCGAAGGAGTGCCGAGGGATTCGGATGTGATGACGGCATCGACGCCGCGGCCGTTCTCGGCTGGATTCAAGGAGACCGTGGCCCGTCGGGTGATCGTCAGGGTGGGTGAGGAATCGGGGGCCGAGCCCTCCGCCCCCAGCGGCGTCGAGCTTGAGGTCAGCGAAATGAACCCGGACTCCACCGTCAACGTCACCGGCCCGGCGAGCGGATTCTTCGAGATCGTGTGAAGAACGGTAGGCGCTCCGTCCGTCACCACCAACGACGCGACCAGTGAGGCGGCCAGCAGGACGCGCATTCTGGCGGTACGGGGATGCTGTGACTGGGGATTCCGTAAGGCACCGCGTGCCCGGTGCGATGCCGTCGGCATGAATTAGACGGTAGGTGCTCGATCGGTAGGGCGCATGTCGAGCGGCCTAATTTTGTTGCAACACTGACGATTTGTGACTGGCGTCACGGCTGTGTGCTAGCCGAGGCGTGCGAAAGGCTGCGCCTCCTCGAGCTGCAGCGCCAGCTCGAGCAGTGTCCGCTCGCTGCCGCGGCACCCGCTGAACATCACACCGATGGGTAGGCCGTCGGGATCTTGGCCGAGAGGCAGCGATATCGCGGGAGCGCCTGAGGCATTGTGTACCGGAGTGAATCCCACGTATGAGCTGAGCTTGTCCAACAGTGCGTGTGGATCCTGATCGGGCGTGAGGTACCCGATACGTGGCGTGGTGTGGGTGAGCACCGGGGTGAGCACCACATCGATACCGGTGGTGAAGCCGCGTTCGTATACCCGTGCGGAGGCCGCCAGGCGAGTCAAGAACAGTGGTGTGCGGTATGACCGCTTAACAAATCTGCGGCTCAGCCCCAGCGTCAGTGGGTCCAGCCGGGAGGCGTCGAATCCCTCGAACAACCGGGAGCCGCCCTTGGCGACGGCGAACGCCAAGAAGGACCAATAGTCCTCGAAGTCGACCTTGAACGACGGCAGCACGGCGGGTGCGTACGGCTCGACGGTGTGGCCAAGGGACTCAAGCAGTTCCGCGACCGAGTTCACCGCCTGCCGGGTCGGGTTATCAGTGGCCGGGGTGAAGGGGGAGTCCATGCACAGGCCGATGCGCAGTCGGCGCTGCACCGGGCGATCCACTCTGCCGATCGGTGTCAGCTTCGGATTGCGGTAGTGCAGTTCGGCTGCCTCAAAGAAGCGGGCACAGTCTCGGACGCTGCGCACCAACACCCCGTCGGCGACGATCTTCACCGGCGCCGAGCCACTCGACGGGTCGCCCAAAAGTCTTCCCCGACTGGGCTTGAGGCCTACCAGGCCGCAGGCCGCCGCGGGGATCCGGATGGAGCCGCCGCCGTCGTTACCGTGCGCGATAGGCACCACGCCGGCGGCCACCAGGGCCGCCGAACCCCCGGAAGAGCCTCCCGCGGAGAAGTCCGTATGCCACGGATTACGGGTCACCGAGCCGCCCGAGCGTTCCGTACTCGCGGACCAGCCGTACTCGGGCATGGTCGTGGACGCAATGGGGATAAGCCCGGTGCTGAGAAGTTGTTGGGTGAACGGGCCATCGACGGTCTGCAGGTTCGGTGCGATCGCCGCGGAGCCCTCCGTCAGCGGCATACCGGCCACATGGATGTTGCATTTCGTCGCGGTGGGCACGCCCTGAAAAAGACCGGAGGCGCCGTCCGACAGCTCCGCGCGCTCACGGGCCCGGGGAAAGTCCTTGAATTCCACCGCATTGAGGGTCGGATTGACCCGTTCCAAGCGGACGATGGCGGCATCGGCGCACTCGGCCGCGGTGACTTCGCCGGACGCGATCCGCTCGGCGACGCCGGTGGCATCCAGGTCGCCCAGCGCGTCCTCGGTGAATGCGTGGATGCGGGTCATGCATGGCCTCCTAAGTAGGGCTCTATTGCCATGAATGTGGGTCGGGTGGGGTGTGCTATGTCTCGCGTGGCGGAGTGGTCTGGGCGCACGGGTAGCTCATAGGTTCGAAAGCTCCTACACCTCGTACCAAGGAGCTTGCCCGTGCGCGCGACCACTTTACTCAACCGTGTCCTCGACCTGCCGAAGACCACGGTCCGCGACGTCGAGTGCGGCGACAAGGTGACGGTGTGGGTGCGCCCGCAACAGCGGGTGATGTCCTGTCCGCATTGCGATTTCCGTACCCGGCACCGCTACGACACACGGATGGTGGATTCGGCGTGGCGGCACCTGGACCTCAGTGGGCGGGTATGTGTGCTCAAACTGCGGCGACGTCGGTTGCGCTGCCCCGAGCACGGTGTCCTGGCCGAGTCAGTGCCGTTCGCGCGGCCGGGATCGGGGTTCACCCGCGACTTCGAGGACCTTGCGGTCTGGCTGGCCGCCAAGTGTGACAAGAAGACGGTGTCGACGTTCTGCCGCGTCACGTGGCGCACCGTCGGGGCGATGTGTTCGCGCGTCGTGGCCGAGAAACTGGACCCCGACCGGCTGGCCGGGCTGGTCGACATCGGCGTCGATGAGATCTCCTGGCGCAAGCACCACAAGTATTTGACTTTGGTGTCCGACCACGACACCGGCACAATCGTGTGGGGTGCGCCGGGCAAGAAGGCAGCCACTCTCGACGCGTTCTTCACCGCGGCCCTACCCGCCGATGGCGCGAAGAAGATCGAGGCCGTGTCGATGGACCTCGGGCCGGCATTCGCGAAATCCGTTCGCGCACATGCCCCGCAGGCGGTGATCTGCTTCGATCCGTTCCATGTCGTCAAACTAGCCACCGACGCCCTCGACGACGTTCGCCGTCAGGTATGGCAGTCCGCGCGCAAACTGTCGGACAAGCAGATCGCCAAAACCTACAAGGGAGCCCGCTGGGCGCTGCTGAAGAACCCCGAATCCCTCACCGACACACAGAAAGCCACCCTCGCCCAGCTCAAACGCGAGGGCGGCGCACTGGTCCGCGCCTACGAACTGAAGGAATCGCTGCGGGCGGTGTTCGCCGGGGATCTTGACGCCGACACCGTCACCGACATGCTCGGGAAATGGTGCTCATGGGCGCAGCGGTGCCGGATCCCGCAGTTCGTCAAGGTCGGCCGAACCATCAACAAACACCTCGATGGCATCCAAGCCGCGGTGGAGCGCGGACTGGCCAACGGCCGCCACGAAGGGCTCAACAACAAGGTCCGGTTGATCATCCGCAGGGCCTACGGCTTCCACAACGCCGAGAACGCGCTCGCCATGATCATGCTCGTCTGCGGACCGGTGACCCTCGAACTCCCATACCACACATGAGGTCATCCACATTCATGGCAATAGAGCCCTAAGTAGGCGACGATCGCGTTGGTGAGCCCGCGCCGGGCCTCATCCAGATCCGAATACGTACCCAGCTGCTTTTCCGAAACAAGTCCCCGCATGGCGCCCGGGATAAAGGCCGCCACCTCGCGCACCCGGACGGGATCCACCTCCAGGCCGTCGAACGCCTGCTGGCACGCCCGCGCCCATCGATGTTTCCACGAGGCCAATTCGGCCGCCGTCTGGGGGTATAGCCGCTCGAGCTCGGTGGATTCGGGTGGCAATGCCCGGCGCAGGTTCTCGATCGCTCGGGAATCCGGGGCAGTCAGGCCCCGATAGAGGGTCTCGACGATAGCGCCGACCCGCTGGCTCAGAGGTCCCACGGGATCGCTGCGCCAGGGCTGTTCACCGCGGCGTTCCGCGGTGCGTTGCAGCACGGCTGCCCACAGCCCGTCGATATCGCCGAACTGATACTTCACCGCGCCCCAGGTGGCGCCACATTCCTTGGCGATCCTGTTGGCCGACACGGCCGCCGGATCACCGGAGGCGAGCACGCGCAGGGCGGCCTCGAGCATGCTCTCGCGGGTTGCCAGCCCGCGACGATTCGCTCGCCGCCCCTCTGCCGCCACTTCGCTCATCGGGATGATGCTAGCGCGCGGAGAAATTGTCACAGAAGTCTCTGTGAAAAGTGGCCACGGTGGATTAGTGTCGCCGCTTGAGGAGGGTTCCGATGCCGAAACCGCCGTTGTCGATGAGGCCCACTGGGTGGTTCCAGGTTGCCTGGTCCGCGGAGATCACCGTCGGTGCCGTGCACCGGATGACCTACTTCGGGCGGGAGATGGTGGCCTGGCGCGCGCAGTCGGGCGTGCTGGCGGTGCTGGACGCCTATTGCGAGCACCTCGGTGCGCATCTGGGCCATGGCGGTCATGTCGAGGGCGACCGCATTGTGTGCCCGTTCCACGGCTGGGAGTGGAACCGTGACGGCAGGAACGTGTGTATCCCCTACGAGAAACGGCCAAACCCGTTGCGGCGCATCCGGAGCTACCCGGTGATCGAACGCAATGAGGCTGTCTACATCTGGCACGACATCGACGGCCGCGCACCGTACTTCGATGTCCCGGATGTCTTCACTGGATTCGGCGATGGCAGCAGTGCCCAGGACTACTACCCGGGGTACCCGTACAGCACGCTGTATCGCGAACGGCTGCAACTGCATCCGCAGTACGTGCTGGAGAACGGGGTGGACTTCGCGCATTTCAAATACGTGCACAAGACGCCCTTCATCCCCAAGTTCACCCGGCAGGAGTTCGAGGATCCGATCTCGTACGTGGACTTCACCATCGCGTTCGACGAGATACCTGGCATGTCCGCCGACGACATTAAAAGCGGTGTGCAGGCCATCAACGGCGGGCTGGGTGTCGCCATCACCAAGAGCTGGGGAATGCTCGACAACCGCACCGTCTCGGCGGTGACGCCGGTCGATGACGAGACCTGCGATGTGCGATTCACCGTATTCATCGGCAGACAACCCGGCGAAGATTCCCCCGAACCGCCGCCGGCCGCGCAGACGTTCGCGCGGGCCATCGTCGACCAATTCCTTGCCGATATCCACATCTGGTCGCATCAGCGGTATTCGGATCCGCCCGCGTTGGTACGCGCCGAGTACGAGGGCTTCATCGCCCTGCGTAAATGGGCCACCCAGTTCTATCCGGAGGAGATCAGGGCGTGAGCGCGATCAGGGTTTTTCAGGTCGCCACCGGCAACGTGGGCGCCGAGATGATCAAGCGCATTGCCGCGCATCCCGATCTGGAACTGGCCGGATTGCACTGCTACTCACCGGAGAAGATCGGCCGCGACGCCGGGGAGTTG
Coding sequences within:
- a CDS encoding dipeptide ABC transporter ATP-binding protein, translating into MSTTGVPPALSFRSLSVTFSTDSGPVAAVEDVTFDVEPGEVLAVVGESGSGKSVSSRTAIRLLPDTARITGSVLLDGRDVTTLSGRELTAMRGKDIAMVFQEPGAALDPLFTIGYQVAEAVRAHSDMDRHQARARVIELLKLVQLPDPERRYDCYPHQLSGGQKQRVVIAIAIACDPKVIIADEPTTALDVTVQAEILDLLRDLRDRTGSAIVLITHNMGVVADIADRVVVMKQGKVVEIAPVERLFAEPAEPYTRALLAAVPHLGQGDPEHGLAQSEASDEPVLAVSNLVVEFPGLLGRASFRAVDEVSFSIGRGKTLGLVGESGSGKSTIGRCVAALQQPAAGSVRVLGQEIVGLSQRKLRPLRAKFGFVFQDPATSLNPKMRVGDCIAEPMWVHRYGDRAKIFGRVAELINAVQLPAGTERRYPHELSGGQRQRANLARALALGPDLLVADEPTSALDVSVQAAVLDLFEELQQQWQFACLFISHDLAVVDRLADEVAVLRRGVLEELGSRGEILHNPSTEYTRTLVAAVPVPDPVQQRARRSVL
- a CDS encoding esterase/lipase family protein, which codes for MPTASHRARGALRNPQSQHPRTARMRVLLAASLVASLVVTDGAPTVLHTISKNPLAGPVTLTVESGFISLTSSSTPLGAEGSAPDSSPTLTITRRATVSLNPAENGRGVDAVITSESLGTPSQSSKPASGNIPVVLVHGTAENQKYWDAMKTSLHDAGMKAFTFEYGQTGFQGLIGSIGEKIGLRGFGDVEVSTRQLADEVATVLDHTGAGKVDLVGHSQGGLLIKNFVAQDKSDRVANVVQLAPSSHGTTFNGLADFIGPVGNSVNINGWKPVKDAIYAAGSTLAWPSLAQQTVGSRFLDKLNKLPDTKPGVDYLVVGTKDDVVATPYKSQFITAAPGSTAVNIEAHALPGVPRDGAVGHGLNSGEVISAVTNYLKSSQSAQRSPEQVMANPGTTLTRDGNSTTVSEGKKVVATIDDSPGTTQQNADKQSRESISKTAKATTVTTPSGATLEVAGRDVTLKRNGQSVSISETHGVTVANTEAEKTANTKNSPQPEHLATAKPNDSTATKPGTETKPKESPGKPDPDKKPATHQSTALTPKIGIGANGISREGKTAGSRVPDHSAGAAADSGPAQTSKTSTTTKTNGASVTKPEIATHAHDTAARPGTSNGAGAQSASGPNTSGSTSAAAEGKTAHTEAGAGSGSGDHKKPEGAPAHEHSAGGS
- a CDS encoding amidase; the encoded protein is MTRIHAFTEDALGDLDATGVAERIASGEVTAAECADAAIVRLERVNPTLNAVEFKDFPRARERAELSDGASGLFQGVPTATKCNIHVAGMPLTEGSAAIAPNLQTVDGPFTQQLLSTGLIPIASTTMPEYGWSASTERSGGSVTRNPWHTDFSAGGSSGGSAALVAAGVVPIAHGNDGGGSIRIPAAACGLVGLKPSRGRLLGDPSSGSAPVKIVADGVLVRSVRDCARFFEAAELHYRNPKLTPIGRVDRPVQRRLRIGLCMDSPFTPATDNPTRQAVNSVAELLESLGHTVEPYAPAVLPSFKVDFEDYWSFLAFAVAKGGSRLFEGFDASRLDPLTLGLSRRFVKRSYRTPLFLTRLAASARVYERGFTTGIDVVLTPVLTHTTPRIGYLTPDQDPHALLDKLSSYVGFTPVHNASGAPAISLPLGQDPDGLPIGVMFSGCRGSERTLLELALQLEEAQPFARLG
- a CDS encoding ISL3 family transposase; amino-acid sequence: MRATTLLNRVLDLPKTTVRDVECGDKVTVWVRPQQRVMSCPHCDFRTRHRYDTRMVDSAWRHLDLSGRVCVLKLRRRRLRCPEHGVLAESVPFARPGSGFTRDFEDLAVWLAAKCDKKTVSTFCRVTWRTVGAMCSRVVAEKLDPDRLAGLVDIGVDEISWRKHHKYLTLVSDHDTGTIVWGAPGKKAATLDAFFTAALPADGAKKIEAVSMDLGPAFAKSVRAHAPQAVICFDPFHVVKLATDALDDVRRQVWQSARKLSDKQIAKTYKGARWALLKNPESLTDTQKATLAQLKREGGALVRAYELKESLRAVFAGDLDADTVTDMLGKWCSWAQRCRIPQFVKVGRTINKHLDGIQAAVERGLANGRHEGLNNKVRLIIRRAYGFHNAENALAMIMLVCGPVTLELPYHT
- a CDS encoding TetR/AcrR family transcriptional regulator, translating into MSEVAAEGRRANRRGLATRESMLEAALRVLASGDPAAVSANRIAKECGATWGAVKYQFGDIDGLWAAVLQRTAERRGEQPWRSDPVGPLSQRVGAIVETLYRGLTAPDSRAIENLRRALPPESTELERLYPQTAAELASWKHRWARACQQAFDGLEVDPVRVREVAAFIPGAMRGLVSEKQLGTYSDLDEARRGLTNAIVAYLGLYCHECG
- a CDS encoding Rieske 2Fe-2S domain-containing protein — encoded protein: MPKPPLSMRPTGWFQVAWSAEITVGAVHRMTYFGREMVAWRAQSGVLAVLDAYCEHLGAHLGHGGHVEGDRIVCPFHGWEWNRDGRNVCIPYEKRPNPLRRIRSYPVIERNEAVYIWHDIDGRAPYFDVPDVFTGFGDGSSAQDYYPGYPYSTLYRERLQLHPQYVLENGVDFAHFKYVHKTPFIPKFTRQEFEDPISYVDFTIAFDEIPGMSADDIKSGVQAINGGLGVAITKSWGMLDNRTVSAVTPVDDETCDVRFTVFIGRQPGEDSPEPPPAAQTFARAIVDQFLADIHIWSHQRYSDPPALVRAEYEGFIALRKWATQFYPEEIRA